The proteins below come from a single Loxodonta africana isolate mLoxAfr1 chromosome 20, mLoxAfr1.hap2, whole genome shotgun sequence genomic window:
- the IL20 gene encoding interleukin-20 — MKGCGLALCLLSAAFCLFWMPSAGWEILHLGSCVISINLQKIRNEFSEIRGSMQAEDGNIDIRILRRSVSLQDTVPSDQCCLLHRLLRLYLDRVFKTYRTPDHYMLRKISSLANSFLTIKKDLRLCLEPQAVVLKALGELDILLQWMEETK, encoded by the exons ATGAAAGGCTGTGGTCttgccctctgccttctctctgCTGCGTTTTGTCTCTTCTGGATGCCTTCTGCTGGGTGGGAGATACTCCATTTGGGAAGCTGTGTGATCTCCATAAACcttcagaaaataagaaatgaattTTCTGAGATACGGGGCAGCATG caagCTGAAGATGGAAACATTGACATCAGAATCTTGAGGAGATCCGTTTCTTTGCAAGACACAGTG CCTTCAGATCAGTGTTGCCTCCTCCACCGTTTACTCAGACTCTACTTGGACAGAGTATTCAAAACCTACCGGACCCCTGATCACTACATGCTCCGGAAGATCAGCAGTCTCGCCAACTCCTTTCTTACCATCAAGAAGGACCTCCGGCTCTGT cttgagcCTCAGGCAGTGGTATTGAAGGCCTTGGGGGAGCTAGACATTCTCCTGCAATGGATGGAGGAGACAAAATAG